Proteins from a single region of Neodiprion virginianus isolate iyNeoVirg1 chromosome 4, iyNeoVirg1.1, whole genome shotgun sequence:
- the LOC124304074 gene encoding rho GTPase-activating protein 32 isoform X1, whose protein sequence is MPGPTSERPRAHRLTDIEPQAAKELGNNKTDDLSTPGSSGANMGSIARFPKLDECAHFHYEHVELGALEVSVSEDPNDDMYDVRVTSGDACWTLQRSYENFVMFDKQLHRCIFDRKFSSLTELSDDQPENTTVVLKDYLSRFSQLSHEGLNCGPVLNWLQLDNRGRRILVPEADSCPINTPAVAAAYAVRPYAAQAQDEISFQVGDMISVIDMPPPGESTWWRGKHGFAVGFFPAECVAVIGDKVPRHLTVSTTVRSKLPVKPVLRKHGKLIAFFRSFILNRPSRRRLKQSGILKERVFGCDLGEHLLNSGQDVPTVLTCCAKFIETNGLVDGIYRLSGVTSNIQRLRHAFDEDRVPALHSDESILQDIHSVASLLKMYFRELPNPLCTYQLYSAFVGAVQAETDADRLRYMRDAVRKLPPPHYRTLEYLMRHLAKVAACGKETGMTSRNVAIVWAPNLLRCKELEVGGVAALQGVGVQAVVTEFLVCYAELIFGDGPVGRPKSLAITTPARLLSLEEARSRVLRGESDYIEVGAGPAGLPLHYHTVIELPRKRHGSKRSPSLNWRALFTRGGLGARGKARQARTPPQVEIPSSLNSLRRLRPVKSADSLDGEDSLGPLLGPPPIRPCGHSRSISHDSYFDHLADAPSSNSPLDLSEIQLNFDLEEREMRMFSEDEGGGIASIEASPRRQRPEGPQCTAVSGGSKRKRSRLEERLHCDVELRFIDSQSPDQVMISAEVHGTETPSPLPTPGYLPLLSEASTPLTPATLPGTPPSISPNPASSSRISFRSFTLPLDISDNQNSQDKLKRVTVSSDRISNSSHRLSPNNDNENDIKLCDRILTPASDQDMTPCERITPTYDRLTESYDSRITASSEGQEISEESCPRVLDSPDQEMTPCDKMTRDNSCTSYDGITLPSNEILESSSSCERILPLSPVKTSYDESIPESDSSVHIGDGTQDNQLESSSCLTSSELQENACSEDSSRSILHSENVSQSTSLSSQTEELIAETLKTLGSEPSKLPLTNTDLDSPMSCEQTLEDLPDSGFVICDSSDRMLTNTETQPMTSNPNDSGEWVIVERTSESGVSPTSVSSDLTDLIQETVDPALATDAPQIQSLSENISRTSLDLTMGSTIATDVDTSCIGISELTDSPVIQAKESGNAALRPIEAKECKEMMEHDERISEEKVFASGDRGQENTCANGTRLSSSVQFVLRDQTSTSRRDENETELVSKRSPAKLQMNLHLNCVKKPLHETHFNDPEVYSENDATNTDGNCRTKSEGCPSTQTSLNQQGDFQYQLSPSDSGKHQNNSYNNKSPEHQQYYRQTSENRLHCQVSSKIQQNYDMSNKYHSEHVLEDDDYADTKHGDTRHSQVNVPKTLHHPQNNVEVVIPSENAAEPCEIAHAPEGASEAPSLASSCTFSNASSPVDDSVVLRDTAAILEELALQRLSGGGTNDMPITPRRRYDSEITRDRRSFDSEIGREIVREHKIKQELDSARGKSEEPPNNGSQHLPPCLRARQARATRAALSRSLDEAKFNQMTGGSSLPTKQASEDSQHSSTPNVGSQSSMLSSNNLERTSQKNLGGIDLGDPRCRERIERYKEERRTFLRDKYRSESFRGARSRADDEGEQALLARLKQRASRPSLH, encoded by the exons ATGCCTGGACCGACGTCGGAACGACCCCGTGCCCACAGGCTGACGGACATCGAGCCTCAAGCTGCAAAG GAATTGGGAAACAACAAAACAGATGACTTGAGTACGCCAGGAAGTTCAGGGGCCAATATGGGCAGCATTGCAAGATTTCCAAAATTGGATGAATGTGCTCACTTTCACTATGAGCATGTCGAACTTGGGGCACTGGAG GTATCGGTTAGCGAAGATCCAAACGATGACATGTACGATGTCAGAGTGACTTCTGGCGACGCATGTTGGACCCTACAACGCTCGTATGAAAACTTTGTCATGTTTGACAAGCAGTTACATCGATGTATATTCGACAGGAAGTTTTCATCGCTAACAGAGCTTTCCGACGATCAACCAGAGAATACTACAGTCGTGTTGAAGGATTACTTGTCCCGATTTTCACAGCTCAGTCATGAGGGCTTGAATTGTGGGCCTGTTTTAAATTGGCTACAACTGGACAATAGGGGAAGAAGAATTCTTGTTCCAGAGGCTGATTCGTGTCCAATTAACACGCCAGCTGTAGCTGCAGCTTACGCTGTTAGGCCTTATGCTGCACAAGCCCAGGATGAGATTTCATTTCAG GTTGGGGACATGATCTCAGTAATCGATATGCCACCTCCTGGGGAAAGCACTTGGTGGCGCGGAAAACATGGTTTTGCTGTTGGTTTCTTCCCGGCAGAGTGTGTCGCTGTCATTGGTGACAAAGTACCTCGTCATTTAACTGTTTCGACAACAGTAAGGTCGAAACTCCCAGTTAAGCCAGTGCTTCGAAAGCATGGAAAGCTCATAGCTTTCTTTAGATCATTTATACTCAATAGACCGTCAAGAAGAAGGCTGAAACAGTCGGGAATATTGAAGGAACGAGTTTTTGGATGCGATTTGGGAGAGCATCTACTGAATTCAGGTCAAGATG TACCAACGGTGCTTACCTGCTGTGCCAAATTCATTGAAACTAATGGTCTGGTTGACGGGATATATCGTCTAAGTGGAGTAACCTCTAACATTCAACGACTGAGGCATGCGTTTGACGAGGATAGAGTACCAGCACTTCATTCGGACGAAAGTATACTGCAAGACATTCATTCAGTGGCTTCGTTGCTGAAAATGTACTTCAGAGAATTACCTAATCCATTGTGCACGTATCAGCTATACTCCGCTTTTGTTGGAGCAGTGCAGGCTGAAACAGATGCAGACAGATTAAGATACATGAGAGATGCAGTGCGCAAACTACCCCCACCTCATTACAG GACACTTGAATACCTGATGAGGCATCTGGCCAAAGTCGCAGCTTGTGGGAAAGAGACTGGTATGACTTCTCGCAATGTAGCTATTGTCTGGGCACCTAATCTTCTCCGCTGCAAGGAACTGGAAGTTGGTGGAGTGGCAGCTCTTCAAGGGGTTGGCGTGCAAGCCGTCGTTACTGAATTCTTAGTTTGTTATGCAGAGCTGATCTTTGGTGATGGTCCTGTCGGCAGGCCTAAATCCTTGGCTATTACGACACCAGCTAGACTTTTAAGTCTAGAAGAGGCTAGGAGTCGTGTGCTCCGTGGTGAATCTGATTACATAGAAGTTGGTGCAGGTCCAGCTGGCCTGCCTCTACACTATCATACGGTTATCGAATTGCCCAGGAAAAGACACGGATCAAAAAGGTCGCCATCGTTGAATTGGAGAGCGCTATTCACCAGAGGTGGCTTGGGAGCTCGTGGTAAGGCCAGGCAAGCCAGAACTCCACCTCAAGTTGAGATTCCCAGTTCTCTAAACTCGTTACGAAGACTGAGGCCAGTTAAAAGTGCCGATAGTTTGGATGGCGAGGATAGTCTTGGACCGCTTCTCGGACCACCGCCCATTAGACCCTGTGGTCACAGTCGTTCTATATCACACGATTCCTATTTTGATCACTTAGCGGATGCCCCCAGTTCTAATTCGCCATTGGACTTGTCAGAAATTCAGCTGAACTTTGATTTGGAAGAAAGGGAAATGAGAATGTTCTCGGAGGATGAAGGGGGTGGCATTGCTTCTATTGAAGCCTCTCCGAGAAGGCAACGACCAGAGGGTCCACAATGTACTGCTGTTAGCGGAGGATCCAAGAGAAAGAGGTCCAGACTAGAAGAGCGATTGCACTGCGACGTCGAGCTACGATTCATTGATAGCCAAAGCCCAGATCAG GTCATGATTTCGGCAGAGGTGCATGGTACGGAGACTCCTTCTCCTTTACCAACGCCAGGTTACTTGCCGTTACTTTCAGAAGCCTCGACGCCGTTAACGCCTGCAACTTTACCAGGAACTCCTCCGTCTATTTCACCGAATCCAGCCAGCAGTTCTAGGATAAGTTTCAGGAGTTTTACGTTACCCTTAGACATTAGCGACAACCAAAATAGTCAAGACAAATTAAAGAGGGTTACAGTTTCTTCCGATCGAATATCTAATTCTAGTCACAGACTATCACCTAATAATGACAACGAAAATGACATTAAGTTGTGCGACAGAATCTTAACTCCTGCCTCGGACCAAGATATGACACCTTGCGAACGAATAACTCCGACCTATGACAGACTCACGGAATCTTATGATAGCAGAATAACTGCATCGTCTGAGGGGCAAGAGATTTCTGAAGAATCTTGTCCAAGGGTGTTGGATTCACCAGATCAAGAAATGACACCTTGCGACAAAATGACGCGAGACAACAGTTGTACGAGTTATGATGGCATTACGTTGCCGTCTAATGAGATTCTTGAGTCTAGTTCAAGTTGTGAAAGAATATTGCCGTTAAGTCCGGTCAAAACAAGCTACGATGAAAGTATTCCAGAATCTGATTCTTCAGTACACATTGGCGATGGCACACAAGACAATCAACTAGAATCTTCTAGTTGCCTGACATCTTCGGAATTGCAAGAGAACGCCTGTTCAGAAGATAGCAGCAGATCCATTCTGCATAGTGAGAATGTTTCACAAAGTACATCTCTCAGTTCTCAAACAGAAGAGTTGATCGCTGAAACGCTTAAAACTCTCGGTAGTGAACCCAGTAAGTTACCATTGACTAATACCGATCTTGATTCTCCAATGTCGTGTGAACAAACTCTCGAAGACTTACCAGATTCTGGTTTTGTGATCTGCGATAGTTCTGATAGAATGCTTACCAATACAGAAACTCAACCAATGACATCAAACCCGAATGACTCTGGGGAATGGGTAATAGTTGAAAGAACATCCGAGTCTGGAGTCTCCCCGACTAGCGTTTCCAGTGATCTTACGGATCTTATACAGGAAACTGTGGATCCTGCATTAGCGACGGATGCACCGCAGATACAATCCTTGTCGGAAAACATTTCTAGAACATCGCTCGATCTTACAATGGGTTCGACTATTGCTACGGATGTTGATACGTCTTGTATTGGTATCAGTGAATTGACAGACAGTCCTGTAATACAGGCAAAAGAATCTGGAAATGCAGCTTTGCGTCCGATTGAAGCAAAGGAATGCAAAGAAATGATGGAGCATGATGAGcgtattagcgaagaaaaagttttcgcGTCTGGCGATCGTGGACAAGAAAATACTTGTGCGAATGGGACAAGATTATCTAGCAGTGTGCAGTTTGTGTTACGGGATCAAACCAGTACTTCTCGGAGGGACGAAAATGAAACAGAACTTGTGAGTAAGCGTTCACCTGCTAAGCTCCAGATGAATTTACATTTGAATTGTGTGAAAAAACCACTCCACGAAACTCATTTCAACGACCCGGAGGTGTACTCGGAAAATGATGCCACAAATACTGATGGAAACTGTAGAACCAAGAGCGAAGGTTGTCCCAGTACACAGACATCACTCAATCAGCAAGgtgattttcaatatcaacTTTCACCTAGCGATTCCGGTAAGCATCAAAATAATTCGTACAATAATAAAAGCCCAGAGCATCAACAGTATTACAGACAAACATCTGAAAATCGATTACATTGTCAGGTAAgttcaaaaattcaacaaaactATGATATGTCGAACAAATATCATTCTGAACATGTACTTGAGGATGATGATTACGCAGATACAAAGCACGGTGATACGCGACACTCTCAAGTAAATGTTCCAAAAACGTTGCACCATCCACAAAACAATGTAGAAGTAGTTATACCATCAGAGAATGCTGCAGAGCCATGCGAAATAGCACATGCTCCTGAGGGTGCATCAGAAGCACCCTCTCTAGCTTCATCTTGTACATTTTCCAATGCATCGTCACCAGTTGACGATTCAGTTGTATTGCGCGACACAGCTGCGATCTTGGAAGAGTTAGCTCTACAAAGATTATCAGGCGGAGGAACAAACGATATGCCTATTACTCCCAGAAGGAGATATGACTCTGAGATAACAAGGGACCGGCGAAGCTTCGACTCTGAAATTGGACGAGAAATAGTCAGGGAACATAAGATAAAACAAGAGTTAGATTCTGCCAGAGGGAAGTCCGAAGAACCCCCGAACAACGGGTCTCAACATTTACCCCCGTGCCTGAGAGCTCGACAAGCGAGAGCCACGCGCGCCGCTCTGAGTCGTTCACTGGACGAAGCCAAGTTTAATCAAATGACCGGTGGCTCGTCTCTGCCGACGAAACAAGCTTCCGAAGACTCGCAGCATAGTTCTACGCCAAATGTAGGCTCTCAATCTTCCATGCTTTCGTCAAACAACTTGGAAAGAACGTCACAGAAAAATTTGGGAGGCATTGATTTGGGGGATCCAAGGTGCAGGGAGAGGATAGAAAGATAtaaagaggagaggagaacATTTCTAAGAGATAAATATAGATCTGAAAGCTTTCGAGGAGCAAGGTCGAGAGCTGATGACGAAGGAGAACAAGCTCTGTTGGCTAGATTAAAGCAGCGAGCTTCCAGGCCTTCTCTTCATTGA
- the LOC124304074 gene encoding rho GTPase-activating protein 32 isoform X3, which translates to MPGPTSERPRAHRLTDIEPQAAKELGNNKTDDLSTPGSSGANMGSIARFPKLDECAHFHYEHVELGALEVSVSEDPNDDMYDVRVTSGDACWTLQRSYENFVMFDKQLHRCIFDRKFSSLTELSDDQPENTTVVLKDYLSRFSQLSHEGLNCGPVLNWLQLDNRGRRILVPEADSCPINTPAVAAAYAVRPYAAQAQDEISFQVGDMISVIDMPPPGESTWWRGKHGFAVGFFPAECVAVIGDKVPRHLTVSTTVRSKLPVKPVLRKHGKLIAFFRSFILNRPSRRRLKQSGILKERVFGCDLGEHLLNSGQDVPTVLTCCAKFIETNGLVDGIYRLSGVTSNIQRLRHAFDEDRVPALHSDESILQDIHSVASLLKMYFRELPNPLCTYQLYSAFVGAVQAETDADRLRYMRDAVRKLPPPHYRTLEYLMRHLAKVAACGKETGMTSRNVAIVWAPNLLRCKELEVGGVAALQGVGVQAVVTEFLVCYAELIFGDGPVGRPKSLAITTPARLLSLEEARSRVLRGESDYIEVGAGPAGLPLHYHTVIELPRKRHGSKRSPSLNWRALFTRGGLGARADAPSSNSPLDLSEIQLNFDLEEREMRMFSEDEGGGIASIEASPRRQRPEGPQCTAVSGGSKRKRSRLEERLHCDVELRFIDSQSPDQVMISAEVHGTETPSPLPTPGYLPLLSEASTPLTPATLPGTPPSISPNPASSSRISFRSFTLPLDISDNQNSQDKLKRVTVSSDRISNSSHRLSPNNDNENDIKLCDRILTPASDQDMTPCERITPTYDRLTESYDSRITASSEGQEISEESCPRVLDSPDQEMTPCDKMTRDNSCTSYDGITLPSNEILESSSSCERILPLSPVKTSYDESIPESDSSVHIGDGTQDNQLESSSCLTSSELQENACSEDSSRSILHSENVSQSTSLSSQTEELIAETLKTLGSEPSKLPLTNTDLDSPMSCEQTLEDLPDSGFVICDSSDRMLTNTETQPMTSNPNDSGEWVIVERTSESGVSPTSVSSDLTDLIQETVDPALATDAPQIQSLSENISRTSLDLTMGSTIATDVDTSCIGISELTDSPVIQAKESGNAALRPIEAKECKEMMEHDERISEEKVFASGDRGQENTCANGTRLSSSVQFVLRDQTSTSRRDENETELVSKRSPAKLQMNLHLNCVKKPLHETHFNDPEVYSENDATNTDGNCRTKSEGCPSTQTSLNQQGDFQYQLSPSDSGKHQNNSYNNKSPEHQQYYRQTSENRLHCQVSSKIQQNYDMSNKYHSEHVLEDDDYADTKHGDTRHSQVNVPKTLHHPQNNVEVVIPSENAAEPCEIAHAPEGASEAPSLASSCTFSNASSPVDDSVVLRDTAAILEELALQRLSGGGTNDMPITPRRRYDSEITRDRRSFDSEIGREIVREHKIKQELDSARGKSEEPPNNGSQHLPPCLRARQARATRAALSRSLDEAKFNQMTGGSSLPTKQASEDSQHSSTPNVGSQSSMLSSNNLERTSQKNLGGIDLGDPRCRERIERYKEERRTFLRDKYRSESFRGARSRADDEGEQALLARLKQRASRPSLH; encoded by the exons ATGCCTGGACCGACGTCGGAACGACCCCGTGCCCACAGGCTGACGGACATCGAGCCTCAAGCTGCAAAG GAATTGGGAAACAACAAAACAGATGACTTGAGTACGCCAGGAAGTTCAGGGGCCAATATGGGCAGCATTGCAAGATTTCCAAAATTGGATGAATGTGCTCACTTTCACTATGAGCATGTCGAACTTGGGGCACTGGAG GTATCGGTTAGCGAAGATCCAAACGATGACATGTACGATGTCAGAGTGACTTCTGGCGACGCATGTTGGACCCTACAACGCTCGTATGAAAACTTTGTCATGTTTGACAAGCAGTTACATCGATGTATATTCGACAGGAAGTTTTCATCGCTAACAGAGCTTTCCGACGATCAACCAGAGAATACTACAGTCGTGTTGAAGGATTACTTGTCCCGATTTTCACAGCTCAGTCATGAGGGCTTGAATTGTGGGCCTGTTTTAAATTGGCTACAACTGGACAATAGGGGAAGAAGAATTCTTGTTCCAGAGGCTGATTCGTGTCCAATTAACACGCCAGCTGTAGCTGCAGCTTACGCTGTTAGGCCTTATGCTGCACAAGCCCAGGATGAGATTTCATTTCAG GTTGGGGACATGATCTCAGTAATCGATATGCCACCTCCTGGGGAAAGCACTTGGTGGCGCGGAAAACATGGTTTTGCTGTTGGTTTCTTCCCGGCAGAGTGTGTCGCTGTCATTGGTGACAAAGTACCTCGTCATTTAACTGTTTCGACAACAGTAAGGTCGAAACTCCCAGTTAAGCCAGTGCTTCGAAAGCATGGAAAGCTCATAGCTTTCTTTAGATCATTTATACTCAATAGACCGTCAAGAAGAAGGCTGAAACAGTCGGGAATATTGAAGGAACGAGTTTTTGGATGCGATTTGGGAGAGCATCTACTGAATTCAGGTCAAGATG TACCAACGGTGCTTACCTGCTGTGCCAAATTCATTGAAACTAATGGTCTGGTTGACGGGATATATCGTCTAAGTGGAGTAACCTCTAACATTCAACGACTGAGGCATGCGTTTGACGAGGATAGAGTACCAGCACTTCATTCGGACGAAAGTATACTGCAAGACATTCATTCAGTGGCTTCGTTGCTGAAAATGTACTTCAGAGAATTACCTAATCCATTGTGCACGTATCAGCTATACTCCGCTTTTGTTGGAGCAGTGCAGGCTGAAACAGATGCAGACAGATTAAGATACATGAGAGATGCAGTGCGCAAACTACCCCCACCTCATTACAG GACACTTGAATACCTGATGAGGCATCTGGCCAAAGTCGCAGCTTGTGGGAAAGAGACTGGTATGACTTCTCGCAATGTAGCTATTGTCTGGGCACCTAATCTTCTCCGCTGCAAGGAACTGGAAGTTGGTGGAGTGGCAGCTCTTCAAGGGGTTGGCGTGCAAGCCGTCGTTACTGAATTCTTAGTTTGTTATGCAGAGCTGATCTTTGGTGATGGTCCTGTCGGCAGGCCTAAATCCTTGGCTATTACGACACCAGCTAGACTTTTAAGTCTAGAAGAGGCTAGGAGTCGTGTGCTCCGTGGTGAATCTGATTACATAGAAGTTGGTGCAGGTCCAGCTGGCCTGCCTCTACACTATCATACGGTTATCGAATTGCCCAGGAAAAGACACGGATCAAAAAGGTCGCCATCGTTGAATTGGAGAGCGCTATTCACCAGAGGTGGCTTGGGAGCTCGTG CGGATGCCCCCAGTTCTAATTCGCCATTGGACTTGTCAGAAATTCAGCTGAACTTTGATTTGGAAGAAAGGGAAATGAGAATGTTCTCGGAGGATGAAGGGGGTGGCATTGCTTCTATTGAAGCCTCTCCGAGAAGGCAACGACCAGAGGGTCCACAATGTACTGCTGTTAGCGGAGGATCCAAGAGAAAGAGGTCCAGACTAGAAGAGCGATTGCACTGCGACGTCGAGCTACGATTCATTGATAGCCAAAGCCCAGATCAG GTCATGATTTCGGCAGAGGTGCATGGTACGGAGACTCCTTCTCCTTTACCAACGCCAGGTTACTTGCCGTTACTTTCAGAAGCCTCGACGCCGTTAACGCCTGCAACTTTACCAGGAACTCCTCCGTCTATTTCACCGAATCCAGCCAGCAGTTCTAGGATAAGTTTCAGGAGTTTTACGTTACCCTTAGACATTAGCGACAACCAAAATAGTCAAGACAAATTAAAGAGGGTTACAGTTTCTTCCGATCGAATATCTAATTCTAGTCACAGACTATCACCTAATAATGACAACGAAAATGACATTAAGTTGTGCGACAGAATCTTAACTCCTGCCTCGGACCAAGATATGACACCTTGCGAACGAATAACTCCGACCTATGACAGACTCACGGAATCTTATGATAGCAGAATAACTGCATCGTCTGAGGGGCAAGAGATTTCTGAAGAATCTTGTCCAAGGGTGTTGGATTCACCAGATCAAGAAATGACACCTTGCGACAAAATGACGCGAGACAACAGTTGTACGAGTTATGATGGCATTACGTTGCCGTCTAATGAGATTCTTGAGTCTAGTTCAAGTTGTGAAAGAATATTGCCGTTAAGTCCGGTCAAAACAAGCTACGATGAAAGTATTCCAGAATCTGATTCTTCAGTACACATTGGCGATGGCACACAAGACAATCAACTAGAATCTTCTAGTTGCCTGACATCTTCGGAATTGCAAGAGAACGCCTGTTCAGAAGATAGCAGCAGATCCATTCTGCATAGTGAGAATGTTTCACAAAGTACATCTCTCAGTTCTCAAACAGAAGAGTTGATCGCTGAAACGCTTAAAACTCTCGGTAGTGAACCCAGTAAGTTACCATTGACTAATACCGATCTTGATTCTCCAATGTCGTGTGAACAAACTCTCGAAGACTTACCAGATTCTGGTTTTGTGATCTGCGATAGTTCTGATAGAATGCTTACCAATACAGAAACTCAACCAATGACATCAAACCCGAATGACTCTGGGGAATGGGTAATAGTTGAAAGAACATCCGAGTCTGGAGTCTCCCCGACTAGCGTTTCCAGTGATCTTACGGATCTTATACAGGAAACTGTGGATCCTGCATTAGCGACGGATGCACCGCAGATACAATCCTTGTCGGAAAACATTTCTAGAACATCGCTCGATCTTACAATGGGTTCGACTATTGCTACGGATGTTGATACGTCTTGTATTGGTATCAGTGAATTGACAGACAGTCCTGTAATACAGGCAAAAGAATCTGGAAATGCAGCTTTGCGTCCGATTGAAGCAAAGGAATGCAAAGAAATGATGGAGCATGATGAGcgtattagcgaagaaaaagttttcgcGTCTGGCGATCGTGGACAAGAAAATACTTGTGCGAATGGGACAAGATTATCTAGCAGTGTGCAGTTTGTGTTACGGGATCAAACCAGTACTTCTCGGAGGGACGAAAATGAAACAGAACTTGTGAGTAAGCGTTCACCTGCTAAGCTCCAGATGAATTTACATTTGAATTGTGTGAAAAAACCACTCCACGAAACTCATTTCAACGACCCGGAGGTGTACTCGGAAAATGATGCCACAAATACTGATGGAAACTGTAGAACCAAGAGCGAAGGTTGTCCCAGTACACAGACATCACTCAATCAGCAAGgtgattttcaatatcaacTTTCACCTAGCGATTCCGGTAAGCATCAAAATAATTCGTACAATAATAAAAGCCCAGAGCATCAACAGTATTACAGACAAACATCTGAAAATCGATTACATTGTCAGGTAAgttcaaaaattcaacaaaactATGATATGTCGAACAAATATCATTCTGAACATGTACTTGAGGATGATGATTACGCAGATACAAAGCACGGTGATACGCGACACTCTCAAGTAAATGTTCCAAAAACGTTGCACCATCCACAAAACAATGTAGAAGTAGTTATACCATCAGAGAATGCTGCAGAGCCATGCGAAATAGCACATGCTCCTGAGGGTGCATCAGAAGCACCCTCTCTAGCTTCATCTTGTACATTTTCCAATGCATCGTCACCAGTTGACGATTCAGTTGTATTGCGCGACACAGCTGCGATCTTGGAAGAGTTAGCTCTACAAAGATTATCAGGCGGAGGAACAAACGATATGCCTATTACTCCCAGAAGGAGATATGACTCTGAGATAACAAGGGACCGGCGAAGCTTCGACTCTGAAATTGGACGAGAAATAGTCAGGGAACATAAGATAAAACAAGAGTTAGATTCTGCCAGAGGGAAGTCCGAAGAACCCCCGAACAACGGGTCTCAACATTTACCCCCGTGCCTGAGAGCTCGACAAGCGAGAGCCACGCGCGCCGCTCTGAGTCGTTCACTGGACGAAGCCAAGTTTAATCAAATGACCGGTGGCTCGTCTCTGCCGACGAAACAAGCTTCCGAAGACTCGCAGCATAGTTCTACGCCAAATGTAGGCTCTCAATCTTCCATGCTTTCGTCAAACAACTTGGAAAGAACGTCACAGAAAAATTTGGGAGGCATTGATTTGGGGGATCCAAGGTGCAGGGAGAGGATAGAAAGATAtaaagaggagaggagaacATTTCTAAGAGATAAATATAGATCTGAAAGCTTTCGAGGAGCAAGGTCGAGAGCTGATGACGAAGGAGAACAAGCTCTGTTGGCTAGATTAAAGCAGCGAGCTTCCAGGCCTTCTCTTCATTGA